The genomic interval TTTAGTGATTATACTTTGTTAAGTCTACAGAAGCATACATTTGGACTAAACTTACAAGATTCTAATATAATTATATTTTACAATATTTCTTGGGATTATGCTCTAATGGAACAAGCTGAAAGCAGAATCTATAGAACAGGTCAAAAAGAAGATTGTAGGATCTTTTACTTAATCTCTACATTTGGATTAGATGAAATGATTCAAGATAATTTAAGAAAAAAAGAGAACTTTTTATGCGAGTTAAAACAAAAAACTATACAAGAATTCGAGGAGAAACTATGAAGATTTATAAAGACCAGGATGTCTTATCAGCTGCTAGAGATAGATATCAATTTATTTTTAATAATTTTGATAATGTTTGCTTTTCTTTTAGTGGTGGAAAAGACAGTTCTTTGATGATACAACTAGCTAATATTGTAGCTAAAAAACTTAATAAAGTTTTTGATGTTTTATATATAGATTTAGAAGCTCAATATAAACATACTATTGATCATGTTTATGAATTAAAAGAATTAAGCCAAATTAGAGACTTCTATCATATAGCTTTACCACTTTATTTAAGAAATGCAGTATCCGTTTTACAACCAAAATGGATCTGCTGGAAGCCAGAAGATAAAGAATTATGGGTTAGAGATTTACCAAAAGATAGTATTAATCTAACTAATAATTTTTTACCTTTTTACAACAGAGTTATGGAGTTTGAAGAATTTGTTCCTTCTTTCAATAAATGGTATGCAGATACTAAAGGTGGAATGTGTGCTGTTGGAGTTGGAATAAGAGCTGATGAAAGTCTTAATAGATTCAGAACAATTGCAATACCTAAAAATAAAGTTATGTTTAAAAATAAGCCTTGGACAACTCAAATTTATACTAATACTTTTAATTTTTATCCTCTATATGACTTTAAAACTCAAGATGTTTGGGGAGCTGTATCATTGTTAGACTTAAAATATAACAAAATTTAT from Fusobacterium pseudoperiodonticum carries:
- a CDS encoding DUF3440 domain-containing protein, producing MKIYKDQDVLSAARDRYQFIFNNFDNVCFSFSGGKDSSLMIQLANIVAKKLNKVFDVLYIDLEAQYKHTIDHVYELKELSQIRDFYHIALPLYLRNAVSVLQPKWICWKPEDKELWVRDLPKDSINLTNNFLPFYNRVMEFEEFVPSFNKWYADTKGGMCAVGVGIRADESLNRFRTIAIPKNKVMFKNKPWTTQIYTNTFNFYPLYDFKTQDVWGAVSLLDLKYNKIYELMYKNGLSIHEQRLCQPYGDDQRNGLDQFKALEADTWEKILNRVNGVNFGNIYCRSYALGNIKSFKPNFMTWEQYTVFLLESLGLYNKDLMLHYYGKIKKFMEWYRIHENVSIIPQEGDLKLEQQKKIISWRRIARAIERNDFYMKRLSFGENKKDNEKLQHLMKKYNNLLEVKR